From a region of the Haematobia irritans isolate KBUSLIRL chromosome 4, ASM5000362v1, whole genome shotgun sequence genome:
- the stv gene encoding BAG domain-containing protein starvin isoform X5 translates to MGMDMFPRSRIGRMAHDPFADPFGASHFGFPQFNSLGRRRVNNPHQDDDFFNRLPTEFRQYIPEGFGHRRGPATGAAMPGTPGSPSMHPQQQQQQPPPQQMPAHYYQTMPPQSPSKNVCDAAIQTEDPNSGRSEVDHAVNVDNLNQHGLRNTMDMGVKSATENDSAGMRSHSAPPNEPLQQKHVYQQQQQIPVNGQRQTPPVQAQTQQSGRPQFGTQTHPQQKQQTPPPQTPGGSYIRTIPIFVEGRSEPIINNKEIPNQHAAPSATARAYTPPKQQQYPQSPFQFPQPQQQQQQQHRPTPLNTQTQQQPQPQQQTQASGLPPQTPHTVDSINKIQDIQRDVLELMSCVEKFTGTRSDKEYAYLDEMLTRNLLKLDNIDTNGKESIRLARKEAIKCIQASINVLEAKAEENTRAAEGNGVTSASTENPQKSSSGAKVTKDSSQTKVQKSEEPLDANKENPQKSSSDAKVTKDSSQTKMEQPEEPVDANKIQEPIPLPPPEGMVAESKNETSATKGETAENSAVSSEAKSDAENPIVPAETK, encoded by the exons ATGGGAATGGACATGTTCCCACGCAGCCGTATAGGACGCATGGCTCATGATCCATTTGCCGACCCGTTTGGCGCCTCAC ACTTTGGCTTTCCCCAATTCAACTCGTTGGGTCGCCGGCGAGTGAATAATCCCCATCAAGACGATGACTTCTTCAATCGTTTGCCCACCGAATTTCGCCAATATATACCAGAGGGCTTTGGTCATCGTCGTGGACCAGCCACTGGCGCTGCAATGCCTGGTACACCGGGCTCACCCAGTATGCAtccgcagcaacaacaacaacagccacCACCACAACAGATGCCAGCTCATTACTATCAGACAATGCCGCCGCAATCGCCTTCGAAAAATGTTTGCGATGCAGCCATACAAACAGAGGATCCAAATTCTGGACGTTCTGAAGTGGATCATGCTGTAAATGTTGACAATCTAAATCAACATGGTTTACGCAATACCATGGATATGGGAGTTAAGTCGGCAACTGAAAATGATTCGGCCGGCATGAGATCACATTCGGCACCACCCAATGAGCCTCTACAACAAAAGCATGTCtatcaacagcagcaacaaattCCCGTTAATGGACAACGTCAGACACCCCCTGTACAGGCTCAGACTCAGCAGAGTGGACGTCCCCAGTTCGGAACACAAACACATCCGCAACAGAAACAACAGACACCACCACCACAGACACCTGGAGGTTCCTACATACGTACCATACCCATATTTGTGGAGGGACGATCAGAGCCCATAATCAACAATAAAGAAATACCCAATCAACATGCAGCTCCATCGGCCACAGCTAGAGCTTATACTCCGCCAAAACAACAGCAATATCCACAGTCACCTTTCCAATTTCCACAAcctcaacaacagcagcagcaacaacaccgTCCAACACCACTGAATACTCAAACCCAACAGCAACCACAGCCACAGCAACAAACACAGGCCAGTGGTTTACCACCTCAAACTCCCCATACAGTGGACTCCATCAATAAAATCCAAGATATTCAACGTGATGTCCTAGAACTTATGTCCTGCGTGGAGAAATTCACTGGCACTCGCTCTGACAAGGAATATGCCTATTTGGACGAGATGCTGACCCGAAATCTTTTGAAGTTGGACAACATTGATACCAATGGCAAGGAGAGTATACGCTTGGCACGCAAAGAAGCCATTAAATGTATACAAGCATCCATAAATGTCTTGGAGGCCAAGGCCGAAGAAAATACCAGGGCAGCTGAAGGTAATGGCGTAACATCAGCTTCCACAGAAAACCCCCAGAAAAGTTCTTCAGGTGCAAAAGTAACCAAAGATTCTTCCCAAACCAAAGTACAAAAATCGGAAGAACCTCTAGATGCCAATAAAGAGAATCCTCAGAAAAGCTCTTCAGATGCAAAAGTAACCAAAGATTCTTCACAAACCAAGATGGAACAGCCTGAAGAACCTGTAGATGCCAATAAAATCCAAGAGCCCATACCACTGCCACCGCCCGAGGGTATGGTTGCGGAAAGTAAAAATGAAACATCAGCAACAAAAGGAGAAACCGCCGAAAACTCTGCTGTTTCCTCAGAGGCAAAGTCTGATGCTGAAAATCCCATCGTTCCCGCTGAAACTAAATGA